One window of the Dreissena polymorpha isolate Duluth1 chromosome 5, UMN_Dpol_1.0, whole genome shotgun sequence genome contains the following:
- the LOC127882135 gene encoding forkhead box protein D3-like isoform X1 yields the protein MDMESVLSEARRAYLTSSEFNGVRSDGQTDEFFTDMPRKVTCDEIPDSSGSSDDVLDELHDVNNNNNLNEDDAVVVDDVTGEKSKARRRKRPIPAGKPPYSYIALISMAIANSPERKCTLNDIYKFITDRFPFYAKHANQKGWRGSIRHNLALNDCFMKLSRKPGMKGHHWGIDPDYEDMFDHGSFLRRRYRFKNGAKKEKTSNPAVPEALGNPHFGYGSALDNGHPIFAGISDFLQSTTVQKSYKPDVAIPDRPLSHGVDTPVNAWHYPYMANFYQQQYFQQHLHQEQQLPYPGKYDESLSPLSRNEMSPESSECTSSPELHSFNSGNFRSASTALPQHPFPVQNSSQFAAFGSQRSDGLQASQMPPPAYPLYLWGNCHAFGGSYAPDVKPSGYDIPAQSTQFSTQGLWSGV from the exons ATGGACATGGAGTCGGTGCTTAGCGAAGCCAGACGGGCTTATCTGACGAGTAGCGAGTTTAACGGGGTCcgttcggacggacagactgatgagTTCTTTACGGACATGCCCAGGAAAGTTACGTGCGACGAAATACCTG ACAGTTCTGGAAGTTCGGACGACGTGCTTGACGAGCTTCACGAcgtcaacaacaacaataatcttAACGAAGACGACGCTGTGGTAGTCGATGACGTCACGGGGGAGAAGTCGAAGGCGCGAAGACGGAAACGCCCGATCCCTGCCGGAAAGCCTCCGTACAGTTACATAGCGCTGATTAGTATGGCGATCGCAAACTCTCCAGAGCGGAAGTGCACCCTGAACGACATCTACAAGTTCATTACag ACCGGTTCCCATTTTACGCCAAGCACGCGAACCAGAAGGGCTGGCGTGGATCCATCCGGCACAACTTGGCGCTGAACGACTGCTTCATGAAGCTTAGCCGGAAACCAGGGATGAAGGGGCACCACTGGGGAATAGACCCAGACTACGAGGACATGTTCGATCACGGCAGTTTCCTTCGTCGCAGATACAG ATTTAAGAACGGTGCGAAGAAGGAGAAGACATCGAACCCCGCAGTACCGGAAGCTCTTGGGAACCCGCACTTCGGATACGGTAGCGCGCTTGACAACGGTCATCCGATCTTCGCCGGTATTTCCGACTTTCTGCAGTCGACGACCGTCCAGAAGTCTTACAAACCGGATGTGGCGATACCAGATCGTCCTCTGAGTCACGGCGTCGACACCCCGGTGAACGCCTGGCACTACCCGTACATGGCGAACTTCTACCAGCAGCAGTACTTTCAGCAGCATCTGCACCAGGAGCAGCAGCTTCCGTATCCAGGGAAATACGATGAGTCTCTTTCGCCTTTGTCCAGGAACGAGATGTCACCCGAAAGCAGCGAGTGTACGAGTTCACCGGAACTGCACTCGTTCAACTCCGGAAACTTCCGATCTGCTTCTACGGCGTTGCCTCAACATCCGTTTCCGGTCCAGAATTCGTCACAGTTCGCTGCGTTTGGAAGCCAAAGAAGTGATGGACTTCAGGCTTCGCAGATGCCCCCTCCCGCATATCCTCTCTACCTCTGGGGAAACTGCCACGCGTTCGGTGGCAGCTACGCACCGGATGTGAAGCCCAGTGGTTATGACATTCCGGCTCAATCGACGCAGTTTTCGACCCAAGGGTTGTGGAGTGGTGTGTAG